A genomic region of Raphanus sativus cultivar WK10039 chromosome 6, ASM80110v3, whole genome shotgun sequence contains the following coding sequences:
- the LOC108808112 gene encoding secreted RxLR effector protein 161-like has translation MSMVGELSYFLGLQIKQLADGITVSQSTYAKNLIKRFGMQTSKVANTPMSTTTKLSRDDDGKPVDEKLYRAMIESLLYLTASRPDLCLSVGICARYQACPKESHMKAVKRIIKYVKGTLDFGLHYTFETNVNLAGFCDADWAGCLDDRHNTSGGCFFLGNNMVAWHSKKQNCVSLSTAEAEYIALGSCCT, from the coding sequence ATGAGCATGGTTGGGGAGCTCAGTTATTTTCTTGGACTACAAATCAAGCAGCTGGCAGATGGAATTACTGTATCTCAGAGCACGTATGCCAAAAATCTTATCAAAAGATTTGGAATGCAAACTAGCAAAGTTGCAAACACACCCATGAGTACCACTACCAAGTTGTCCCGAGATGATGATGGCAAGCCAGTTGATGAGAAACTCTACAGAGCAATGATCGAGAGTCTCTTGTATCTCACAGCTAGCCGACCTGATCTCTGTCTGAGTGTGGGTATTTGTGCTCGTTACCAAGCATGTCCGAAGGAGTCACACATGAAGGCTGTTAAGCGTATCATTAAATATGTAAAAGGAACTTTGGATTTTGGTCTTCACTATACCTTTGAAACTAATGTGAATCTTGCAGGTttttgtgatgcagattgggctgggtGCTTAGATGACAGACATAACACTTCTGGAGGTTGTTTCTTTCTTGGGAACAACATGGTCGCTTGGCACAGCAAGAAGCAAAACTGTGTTTCTCTTTCGACTGCTGAGGCTGAGTACATTGCTTTGGGAAGCTGTTGCACATAA
- the LOC108812357 gene encoding signaling peptide TAXIMIN 2: MGECRPLGFLLGLPFALVALLLSLVGAVIWIIGTILSCLCPCCFCFAALANFAVDLIKLPVKVIRWFTHSIPC, from the exons ATGGGAGAATGTAGGCCACTTGGTTTCTTGTTGGGGCTACCATTTGCACTTGTCGCTCTCCTTCTATCTCTTGTTGGTGCTGTCATCTGGATCATTGG GACGATACTGAGTTGTTTGTGCCCGTGTTGCTTCTGTTTCGCTGCGTTGGCTAACTTCGCGGTGGATCTCATCAAACTTCCTGTCAAAGTCATCCGTTGGTTCACCCACTCCATCCCTTGTTAA
- the LOC108812355 gene encoding shikimate O-hydroxycinnamoyltransferase gives MIINIRDSSMVRPATETPSTYLWNSNVDLVIPRFHTPSVYFYRPTGASNFFDPEVMKEALAKALVPFYPMAGRLKRDDDGRIEIDCNAAGVLFVVADTPSLIDDFGDFAPTLQLRQLIPDVDHSPGIHSFPLLVLQVTYFKCGGASLGVGMQHHAADGFSGLHFINTWSDMARGLDLTIPPFIDRTLLRARDPPHPAFDHVEYKPAPSMKIPLDPSKSSPDDTTVSIFKLSRDQLVTLKAKAKEDGNTVSYSSYEMLAGHVWRSVGKARGLPDDQETKLYIATDGRSRLRPQLPPGYFGNVIFTATPLAVAGDLLSKPTWYAAGLIHDVLARMDDNYLRSALDYLEMQPDLSALVRGAHTYKCPNLGITSWVRLPIYDADFGWGRPIFMGPGGIPYEGLSFVLPSPTNDGSLSVAIALQTEHMKLFEKYLYDI, from the exons atgATAATTAACATCCGCGATTCGAGCATGGTCCGGCCAGCAACCGAGACACCCTCCACTTACCTATGGAACTCCAACGTTGACCTGGTCATCCCCAGGTTCCACACTCCCAGCGTCTACTTCTACCGACCCACCGGCGCCTCCAATTTCTTCGATCCTGAGGTGATGAAGGAAGCCCTCGCCAAGGCCCTTGTCCCTTTCTACCCCATGGCTGGCCGCTTGAAGAGAGACGACGATGGTCGTATCGAGATCGACTGCAACGCCGCCGGTGTTCTCTTCGTCGTCGCTGATACTCCCTCCCTCATCGATGATTTCGGAGACTTCGCTCCCACTCTCCAGCTCCGTCAGCTTATCCCCGACGTTGATCACTCCCCTGGCATTCATTCCTTCCCTCTCCTCGTTCTCCAG GTGACCTATTTTAAATGTGGTGGAGCTTCTCTCGGTGTTGGCATGCAACACCATGCCGCCGACGGTTTCTCTGGTCTCCATTTCATCAACACCTGGTCCGATATGGCTCGCGGTCTTGACCTTACCATTCCTCCTTTCATTGACCGTACCCTCCTCCGCGCTAGAGACCCTCCTCACCCTGCTTTCGATCATGTCGAGTACAAGCCTGCCCCCTCCATGAAGATCCCTCTCGATCCTTCTAAGTCTTCCCCTGACGATACCACCGTCTCCATCTTCAAATTATCTCGCGACCAGCTCGTTACTCTCAAGGCTAAAGCCAAGGAGGATGGCAACACCGTTAGCTACAGCTCCTACGAGATGTTGGCTGGTCATGTTTGGAGGTCTGTGGGTAAGGCGCGCGGGCTTCCCGACGATCAAGAGACCAAACTGTACATTGCTACCGACGGAAGGTCGAGACTTCGTCCGCAGCTTCCCCCTGGTTACTTTGGTAACGTGATATTCACTGCCACGCCACTGGCCGTTGCAGGGGATCTGCTATCGAAGCCGACGTGGTATGCTGCAGGACTGATTCATGATGTTTTGGCTCGCATGGACGATAACTATCTGAGGTCAGCTCTCGACTACCTGGAGATGCAGCCCGATCTCTCGGCCTTGGTCCGCGGTGCGCATACCTACAAATGTCCGAATTTGGGAATCACAAGCTGGGTCAGATTGCCTATTTACGACGCAGACTTTGGTTGGGGACGTCCCATATTTATGGGACCTGGTGGAATTCCATACGAGGGTTTGTCGTTTGTGCTACCAAGTCCTACAAATGATGGCAGCTTATCTGTGGCCATTGCTCTCCAAACCGAACACATGAAACTGTTTGAGAAGTATTTGTACGATATATGA
- the LOC108812356 gene encoding protein TRACHEARY ELEMENT DIFFERENTIATION-RELATED 7, whose amino-acid sequence MAASVQFFPVYPPPSDQHPHPPPHHPLQPPPPSYISPPPPHHPLQPPPPAHFVPTPPPSPHFPPPPYPRPHHPPPPPHVLPPPSPHFPPPSPHVLPPPPPPGHHSTVIVVVVVSLGSLFFLAFLAAALFCYVKKRRRSSEKTEITKFDEHLKVEEVIVPGPHGEPTRVVMIEEDIHLEEDIQKAEMFSRAPHLSSTGGHAIDISEPNHHLVEHKS is encoded by the coding sequence ATGGCTGCCTCTGTTCAATTTTTCCCCGTCTACCCACCACCCTCCGATCAACATCCTCACCCTCCACCGCATCACCCGCTTCAACCACCGCCTCCTTCCTACATTTCCCCACCTCCTCCCCATCACCCACTTCAGCCCCCGCCTCCTGCCCACTTTGTTCCTACACCACCACCTAGTCCTCATTTCCCACCGCCACCTTATCCTCGTCCCCATCATCCACCGCCTCCACCTCACGTTCTTCCACCACCTAGTCCCCATTTCCCACCGCCTTCACCTCACGTtcttccaccaccaccgccaccgGGGCACCATTCAACTGTTATCGTTGTGGTTGTTGTCTCTCTTGGcagtttgttttttcttgcaTTCCTCGCTGCTGCTCTCTTCTGCTATGtcaagaaaagaagaaggtcTTCTGAGAAGACTGAAATCACCAAGTTTGATGAACACCTCAAAGTCGAAGAAGTCATAGTGCCAGGACCCCATGGCGAACCAACGAGAGTGGTCATGATTGAGGAAGACATTCATTTGGAAGAGGATATTCAGAAGGCTGAAATGTTTAGCCGAGCTCCTCACCTTAGTTCAACTGGAGGACATGCCATTGATATATCAGAGCCAAATCATCACCTTGTGGAGCACAAGTCCTAA